A genomic segment from Deinococcus sp. YIM 77859 encodes:
- a CDS encoding flavin monoamine oxidase family protein, with the protein MNGHTLTRGHALQNRVLGGAQSVALRLADALPDVRLHSPVTRVEQDSVGVTLHTPNGPHHAARAILAVPPALLAGVAFEPPLPPRRAQLQQRLPMGAVIKFLAVYTRPFWRAAGLSGMSISDRGPVTVTFDNSPPQGRPGVLLGLIEGGEARALLNCSEEERREAALSSLARLFGPAALHPLETAERNWAAEPLSGGCYGALFGPGTWTGYGEALREPVGRLHWAGAETARVWMNYLDGAVESGERVAAEVLAAT; encoded by the coding sequence ATCAATGGCCATACCCTGACCCGTGGCCACGCCCTGCAAAACCGCGTGCTGGGTGGAGCACAAAGCGTGGCGTTGCGGCTGGCCGATGCCCTGCCCGACGTGCGCCTACACAGCCCGGTCACGCGCGTGGAGCAGGACAGCGTGGGCGTCACCCTACACACGCCGAACGGCCCGCACCACGCGGCGCGCGCCATTCTCGCCGTGCCGCCCGCCCTGCTCGCGGGTGTGGCCTTTGAGCCGCCGCTGCCTCCTCGCCGTGCGCAGCTTCAGCAGCGGTTGCCGATGGGTGCCGTCATCAAGTTCCTGGCCGTGTATACGCGGCCTTTCTGGCGCGCGGCGGGTCTGAGCGGTATGAGCATCAGCGACCGGGGGCCGGTCACGGTCACCTTCGACAACAGCCCGCCGCAGGGAAGGCCAGGTGTGCTGCTGGGCTTGATCGAGGGCGGGGAGGCCCGCGCCCTGCTGAACTGCAGCGAGGAGGAACGCCGGGAGGCTGCCCTCAGCAGCCTCGCGCGGCTTTTCGGCCCCGCGGCGCTGCACCCGCTGGAAACGGCCGAACGCAACTGGGCTGCCGAGCCCCTCAGCGGCGGCTGTTACGGCGCCCTGTTCGGCCCGGGCACCTGGACCGGTTACGGCGAGGCGCTGCGAGAACCCGTGGGCCGCCTGCACTGGGCGGGGGCAGAGACGGCCCGCGTGTGGATGAACTACCTAGACGGTGCTGTCGAGAGCGGCGAGCGGGTGGCGGCCGAGGTGCTCGCGGCGACATGA
- a CDS encoding FAD-dependent oxidoreductase produces MTSRDEPEVIVVGAGLAGLTAARRLTQAGRRVRVLEARERVGGRTHTVRLPVTGVSVDLGGQWVGPNQPHVSALLRELGLDVFPTYDAGKHLAHLLGRTRHYRGLVPPLPPHVLADYALLIGRFEALARRIPKDAPWTAPDAATLDAQTFESWIVKHAHTPQTRALLRRYAGAVLGADASEFSLLHALTYTPTRPTGAASMAIP; encoded by the coding sequence ATGACCAGTCGGGACGAACCAGAGGTCATCGTCGTAGGTGCAGGCCTGGCCGGACTCACCGCTGCACGCCGATTGACGCAGGCGGGGCGGCGGGTACGGGTGCTGGAGGCGCGGGAACGGGTGGGCGGACGAACACACACGGTTCGCCTTCCCGTGACCGGCGTGAGCGTGGATCTGGGCGGACAGTGGGTCGGGCCGAACCAGCCGCATGTGTCGGCGCTTCTTCGCGAACTGGGGCTGGACGTCTTTCCCACCTACGACGCCGGAAAGCACCTGGCGCACCTGCTGGGGCGCACGCGGCACTACCGCGGCCTTGTCCCGCCGCTGCCGCCGCACGTGCTCGCAGACTACGCGCTGCTTATAGGGCGCTTCGAGGCGCTGGCCCGCCGGATTCCGAAGGACGCGCCCTGGACCGCGCCGGACGCAGCAACCCTAGACGCACAGACCTTTGAAAGCTGGATCGTGAAGCACGCCCACACGCCGCAGACCCGCGCCCTGCTGCGGCGGTATGCCGGAGCGGTTTTGGGCGCAGACGCCAGCGAGTTCAGCCTGCTGCATGCCCTGACCTACACGCCTACACGGCCCACGGGGGCGGCATCAATGGCCATACCCTGA
- a CDS encoding acetyl-CoA carboxylase carboxyltransferase subunit alpha, giving the protein MTHDTLSRLEAQVRDLEATARETGQNLDAALEPLRAEVKRLRAERSASLTRWDRVQLARMPGRPTALDYVERLCTDFTELHGDRAYGDDPALIGGPARWQGTPVMLLMQQKGRDTKSKIKRRFGSANPEGYRKAMRLMDLADRFGLPVVSLIDTQGAYPGIEAEERGQGWAIAESIQRMVRLRVPAVSVVIGEGGSGGALAIGVGNRVLIQENAWYSVISPEGAASIIWKDASKAPQAAEALKVTAADLLDLGIVEEVIAEPPGGAHLDVDAAAQAVGEAVSRHLAELSNLDGEALRAERARRFRALGAFTEV; this is encoded by the coding sequence GTGACTCACGACACGCTGAGCAGGCTGGAAGCCCAGGTGCGTGACCTAGAGGCGACGGCCCGCGAAACCGGGCAGAACCTCGACGCGGCCTTAGAGCCCCTGCGGGCCGAGGTCAAGCGCCTGCGTGCCGAGAGAAGCGCGAGCCTGACACGCTGGGACCGGGTGCAGCTCGCGCGGATGCCGGGGCGGCCCACCGCCCTCGACTACGTGGAGCGGCTCTGCACCGACTTCACCGAGCTGCACGGCGACCGCGCGTATGGCGATGACCCGGCCCTGATCGGTGGCCCGGCGCGCTGGCAGGGCACTCCGGTCATGCTGCTGATGCAGCAGAAGGGCCGCGACACGAAGAGCAAGATCAAGCGCCGCTTCGGCTCTGCTAACCCTGAGGGCTACCGCAAGGCCATGCGCCTGATGGATCTGGCCGACCGCTTCGGGCTGCCGGTGGTGTCGCTGATCGACACCCAGGGGGCTTACCCCGGGATCGAGGCCGAGGAACGCGGTCAGGGCTGGGCGATCGCCGAAAGCATCCAGCGAATGGTGCGGCTGCGGGTACCCGCCGTCTCGGTGGTGATCGGCGAGGGCGGCTCGGGTGGGGCGCTGGCCATCGGCGTCGGAAACAGGGTGCTGATCCAGGAGAATGCCTGGTACTCGGTGATCTCCCCGGAAGGGGCCGCCAGCATCATCTGGAAGGACGCGAGCAAGGCCCCCCAGGCCGCCGAGGCCCTCAAGGTCACGGCTGCCGACCTGCTGGACCTCGGGATCGTGGAGGAGGTGATCGCCGAGCCGCCCGGCGGCGCACACCTCGACGTAGACGCCGCCGCTCAGGCGGTGGGGGAGGCAGTGAGCCGTCATCTCGCTGAACTCTCGAACCTAGACGGCGAGGCGTTGCGGGCGGAGCGGGCAAGGCGCTTCCGGGCGCTGGGGGCCTTTACCGAGGTGTAG
- the accD gene encoding acetyl-CoA carboxylase, carboxyltransferase subunit beta — protein sequence MALDRFFRRRRPQPQAGAELPDLWTQCPQCKAGLYNRELEANLFVCPKCGHHLRLDAQQRVDVLLDEGSFEQRSGRVHPTDPLGFEDIEPYPARLERAQKRTGRPDAILTGTGTIHGIPVTVAVMDFAFNGGSMGSVVGEEIARAAEYAAGAGTPLVLVAASGGARMQESALSLMQMAKTTVALEGLAARGLPYVSILTDPTTGGVTASFATIADVIIAEPGALIGFAGPRVIQQTIRQHLPEGFQRAEFLLEHGMVDGVVDRREHRAYLARLLGVLQQREVSA from the coding sequence ATGGCGCTCGACCGTTTTTTTCGCCGGCGTCGCCCGCAGCCGCAAGCTGGGGCAGAACTGCCGGACCTCTGGACCCAGTGCCCCCAGTGCAAGGCGGGGCTGTATAACCGTGAACTCGAAGCCAACCTCTTCGTCTGTCCCAAGTGCGGGCACCACCTTCGGCTCGACGCACAACAACGTGTGGATGTGCTGCTGGATGAGGGGAGCTTTGAGCAGCGCTCGGGCCGCGTGCATCCCACCGACCCCCTGGGTTTTGAGGATATCGAACCCTATCCGGCGCGGCTGGAGCGGGCGCAGAAGAGAACCGGGCGTCCCGACGCCATTCTGACGGGAACGGGGACCATCCACGGGATTCCCGTCACGGTTGCCGTGATGGACTTTGCCTTTAACGGCGGCAGCATGGGGAGCGTGGTGGGCGAAGAGATCGCCCGTGCCGCCGAGTATGCCGCTGGAGCGGGCACGCCCCTGGTGCTGGTCGCGGCGAGTGGTGGGGCCCGGATGCAGGAGAGTGCCCTCTCGCTGATGCAGATGGCCAAGACCACCGTGGCGCTCGAGGGCCTCGCGGCGCGCGGCCTACCCTACGTCAGTATTCTGACGGACCCCACGACTGGGGGCGTGACCGCCTCCTTTGCCACCATCGCGGACGTCATCATCGCGGAACCCGGGGCGCTGATCGGTTTTGCTGGGCCGCGGGTCATTCAGCAGACCATCCGCCAACACCTCCCCGAGGGCTTTCAACGGGCCGAATTCCTGCTGGAGCACGGCATGGTGGACGGCGTGGTGGACCGGCGTGAGCACCGCGCCTATCTCGCCCGGCTGCTTGGGGTGCTTCAGCAGCGGGAGGTGAGCGCGTGA
- a CDS encoding transposase has protein sequence MKLTLTAKLKLNHTREQKAALDAVTLSYRDALNYTSQVAFEMGKSSNQAKIQKEVYATLRERFGLGAQMACSVPRAVGAAYKTLWTRAKQAKAARERNPKARGYKGLDAPPKFVSRTLSYQYGRDYSFKSGQRVSISTLQGRLVLSYEGYAKHLEYIAQGAEVGAGKLWYDKRKKQYFLLVPLSIELSDPEPSTHKQVVGVDVGMRYFAVASSTSNQAFFKSGKETLRQAERYAKARKSLQQKGTRSAVRRLVALSGRERRFIADTNHSLSAQILRSFPQALIGIEELTGARERTERRSRKGSSEKQRKANRRRARWSYAELLGFLAYKAPIVGSVVVKVDAHYTSQTCPQCGHCSQGNRPQKGLMFVCESCGYSLHADLVGARNVGLRALLVRQDWASTGCLSCTPSRPESADPHAGSAGRDVSDAETKAARLQRYSELRWSPDTSPRLEAWGHDGKLFSAAGSVKKKVEPAPGVDSTQSRPPCRSTIF, from the coding sequence GTGAAGTTGACGCTGACCGCCAAGCTCAAGCTGAACCACACCAGGGAGCAGAAAGCCGCCCTGGACGCGGTGACGTTGAGCTATCGGGACGCGCTGAACTACACGTCGCAAGTGGCCTTTGAGATGGGCAAAAGCTCCAATCAGGCCAAGATTCAGAAGGAGGTGTACGCCACCCTCCGGGAGCGGTTCGGGTTGGGCGCTCAGATGGCCTGCTCTGTCCCGCGCGCCGTTGGGGCGGCGTACAAGACCCTTTGGACGCGGGCGAAGCAAGCGAAGGCCGCACGGGAGCGCAACCCCAAAGCCCGCGGGTATAAGGGTCTCGACGCGCCGCCAAAGTTCGTCTCTCGCACCCTCAGCTACCAGTACGGGCGCGACTACTCGTTCAAGAGCGGCCAACGGGTGAGCATTTCCACGCTGCAAGGCCGCTTGGTGCTTTCCTACGAGGGGTACGCCAAGCACCTGGAATACATCGCACAAGGTGCTGAAGTCGGTGCGGGCAAGCTCTGGTACGACAAGCGCAAGAAGCAATACTTCTTGCTTGTCCCGCTGAGTATCGAACTCTCCGACCCGGAGCCTTCCACCCATAAGCAGGTGGTGGGCGTGGACGTGGGGATGCGGTATTTCGCCGTGGCAAGCAGCACCTCCAATCAAGCCTTCTTCAAATCGGGCAAGGAGACGCTTCGCCAAGCGGAGCGGTACGCGAAAGCCCGCAAGTCGCTTCAGCAAAAAGGCACCCGTTCCGCCGTGCGCCGTCTTGTGGCGCTGTCGGGCCGGGAAAGACGGTTTATTGCTGATACCAACCACTCGCTTTCCGCCCAAATCCTTCGTTCCTTCCCCCAGGCTTTGATCGGCATCGAGGAACTGACCGGAGCGCGTGAACGCACCGAACGGCGCAGCCGGAAGGGCAGTTCCGAGAAGCAGAGGAAGGCGAACCGCCGCCGTGCGCGCTGGAGTTACGCCGAGTTGCTGGGCTTTCTGGCGTACAAAGCGCCGATTGTCGGGAGCGTGGTGGTGAAGGTGGACGCGCACTACACCTCGCAAACCTGCCCCCAATGCGGCCATTGCTCTCAGGGCAACCGGCCTCAAAAGGGACTGATGTTCGTCTGCGAGAGTTGCGGGTATTCGTTGCATGCCGACCTGGTGGGGGCAAGGAACGTGGGACTCAGGGCATTGCTGGTCCGGCAAGACTGGGCCAGCACGGGGTGTTTGTCATGCACCCCCAGTCGCCCCGAAAGCGCAGACCCGCACGCTGGGTCTGCTGGGCGAGATGTGTCGGACGCTGAAACCAAAGCCGCACGCCTGCAAAGGTACTCGGAGTTGCGGTGGAGTCCAGACACAAGCCCCCGCCTTGAGGCGTGGGGTCATGACGGCAAGTTGTTCTCTGCAGCGGGCAGCGTGAAGAAAAAGGTGGAGCCGGCCCCAGGCGTGGACTCCACCCAAAGCCGTCCGCCGTGCCGCTCCACGATCTTTTGA
- a CDS encoding GAF domain-containing protein, giving the protein MPPPEKPQAQRLGQATSLPESFLPPALAHLLEASADAIFTLDREGHITYVNRRAAAIAGLTPPEVIGRHLERDLPHTFSSRWLSESRRAREENRPVEYDTFNPAVGGWLRVQVVPTPSGLAVQIRDVTFARRTEALQRVTAALAGTRTPEQVVRVLLKQTVDAAGAQRGGLFLPDRDGTHLELRGEVGYTPELLERFARLPLALEVPLCKAAREQQPVFVGGTVDAQYPEAARLRAQDTRSLAALPLLVEGNLWGVLVLSFGEARHFRSQEQAFLLSLVEQCVQALSRIQAEQELRTQADTLKTLNRIGRTLSAELDLDRLVQAVTDAGVELTGAQFGAFFYNLTDRHQQTHTLYALAGAAREAFASFPLPRTTPVFGPTFRGEGAVRVADITRDERYGQNPPYHGMPPGHLPVRSYLAVPVVTRSGEVLGGLFFGHGEPGIFSEQAEQFALGLASQTAVALDNARLYGQLQQSHAELERRVEERTAQLAAQAAELQRSNAELEQFAYVASHDLQAPIRAVTSFAGLIARRYEAQLDARGQTYLRQIVESGEHMKRLVDDLLAFSRVHTEQRERQPVDSGAVLRAVLARLRPDLDLLEAQLQIGALPTVLADASQLDQLFQNLLSNALKYRRPQVRPEVRVSAEREGEVWRFAVMDNGIGIEAQYFERIFVIFQRLHGQGEYEGTGIGLAVCQKIVERHGGRLWVESTPGAGSTFFFTLPAAENNLPS; this is encoded by the coding sequence ATGCCGCCACCTGAGAAGCCCCAGGCCCAGAGGCTGGGGCAAGCCACGTCTCTCCCAGAGTCCTTCCTTCCGCCCGCCCTGGCGCACCTCCTGGAAGCCAGTGCCGACGCGATCTTTACCCTGGACCGGGAGGGCCACATCACCTATGTCAACCGCCGAGCGGCAGCGATCGCGGGTCTGACACCGCCGGAGGTGATCGGACGCCATCTGGAGCGGGATCTCCCGCACACCTTCAGCTCCCGCTGGCTCAGCGAGAGCCGCCGCGCCCGCGAAGAGAACCGGCCAGTCGAGTACGACACCTTTAACCCCGCGGTGGGCGGTTGGCTGCGTGTGCAGGTGGTGCCCACCCCGTCAGGTCTGGCGGTGCAGATTCGTGACGTCACCTTTGCCCGGCGCACCGAGGCGCTGCAACGGGTCACCGCGGCACTGGCCGGAACACGCACGCCGGAGCAGGTGGTTAGGGTGCTGCTGAAGCAGACGGTCGACGCAGCGGGCGCCCAGCGGGGAGGCCTGTTTCTCCCCGACCGGGACGGCACACACCTCGAACTGCGGGGCGAGGTGGGGTACACGCCGGAACTGCTGGAGCGCTTTGCCCGCCTGCCGCTTGCCCTCGAGGTTCCGCTGTGCAAGGCGGCCCGCGAGCAGCAGCCGGTCTTTGTGGGCGGAACAGTTGACGCGCAGTATCCCGAGGCCGCCAGGCTGCGCGCGCAGGATACCCGCAGCCTGGCGGCCCTGCCCCTACTGGTCGAGGGGAACCTGTGGGGCGTGCTGGTGCTCAGCTTCGGGGAAGCTCGGCACTTCCGCTCACAGGAGCAGGCTTTTTTGTTGAGCCTGGTCGAGCAGTGCGTGCAGGCCCTGAGCCGCATTCAGGCGGAGCAGGAGCTGCGAACGCAGGCGGACACGCTGAAAACGCTCAACCGCATCGGACGGACGCTGTCTGCGGAGCTCGACCTCGACCGGCTGGTCCAGGCGGTGACGGATGCGGGGGTCGAGCTGACGGGCGCACAGTTCGGAGCGTTCTTCTACAACCTCACCGATCGCCACCAGCAGACCCATACCCTGTACGCTCTGGCGGGTGCGGCGCGGGAGGCCTTTGCCTCCTTTCCGTTGCCGCGAACCACGCCCGTCTTTGGCCCGACCTTTCGGGGAGAGGGCGCTGTCCGGGTGGCCGACATCACCCGCGACGAGCGCTACGGTCAAAACCCGCCGTACCACGGGATGCCGCCGGGACACCTGCCGGTGCGCAGCTACCTGGCGGTGCCGGTCGTCACGCGGAGCGGGGAGGTGCTGGGCGGCCTCTTTTTCGGGCATGGTGAGCCGGGGATCTTTAGCGAGCAGGCCGAGCAGTTTGCGCTGGGGTTGGCCTCCCAGACCGCAGTGGCCCTAGACAATGCCCGCCTGTACGGGCAGCTTCAGCAGAGCCATGCCGAACTCGAACGCCGGGTGGAGGAACGAACGGCCCAGCTCGCAGCGCAGGCGGCCGAACTCCAGCGCAGCAACGCAGAGCTCGAGCAGTTTGCCTATGTCGCTTCCCATGACCTGCAAGCGCCCATCCGCGCAGTCACCAGCTTTGCGGGCCTGATCGCGCGCCGGTATGAGGCGCAGCTTGACGCACGGGGGCAGACCTATCTGCGCCAGATCGTCGAGAGCGGAGAGCACATGAAGCGTCTGGTGGATGACCTGCTGGCCTTTTCCCGCGTGCATACCGAGCAACGCGAACGGCAACCCGTGGACAGTGGAGCGGTTCTTAGAGCCGTGCTCGCTCGCTTGCGCCCCGACCTCGACCTGCTGGAGGCGCAGCTTCAGATCGGTGCCCTGCCCACGGTGCTCGCGGACGCGTCGCAGCTTGACCAGCTCTTTCAGAACCTGCTCTCGAACGCCTTGAAGTACCGGCGGCCACAGGTGCGCCCCGAGGTGCGCGTCAGCGCCGAGCGTGAGGGCGAGGTCTGGCGTTTTGCCGTGATGGACAACGGCATTGGCATCGAAGCGCAGTACTTTGAGCGGATCTTCGTGATCTTCCAGCGCCTGCACGGTCAGGGCGAGTATGAGGGGACTGGCATCGGCCTGGCGGTTTGTCAAAAGATCGTGGAGCGGCACGGCGGACGGCTTTGGGTGGAGTCCACGCCTGGGGCCGGCTCCACCTTTTTCTTCACGCTGCCCGCTGCAGAGAACAACTTGCCGTCATGA
- a CDS encoding thymidine phosphorylase, translating into MPFLNVPDLIRKKRDGETHTRAELEQLVLGYTRGEVPDYQMSAWLMAVYLRGMTPQETADLTLVMAESGEQMNLAGLPRTVDKHSTGGVGDKTSLILTPMLAALGLTVAKMSGRGLAHTGGTIDKLESFPGWTPELSESRFLAQAREIGLALVGQSKDLAPADGKLYALRDVTATVDCLPLIASSIMSKKLASGARTIVLDVKVGAGAFMRTLEDGRALARAMVEIGTRASRVVRAVLTDMDTPLGHMAGNSLEVQEALATLRGEGPQDLTELCVALAVEALAAHGEAAQEAQARARATLQDGSALAKFRAFVGAQGGDVTLVDAPERLDVAPGRAEVLAPSTGYVHRIDALAVGRAVLALGGGRERKGEAIDHGVGVELLKKPGEAVEAGEPVLRLYHRDGRGLDAARGLLAAGLNVQESPLVPEPLILDRVN; encoded by the coding sequence ATGCCGTTCCTGAATGTCCCCGATCTGATTCGCAAGAAACGCGACGGCGAAACGCACACCCGGGCCGAGCTGGAGCAGCTCGTTTTGGGCTACACCCGGGGCGAGGTGCCCGACTACCAGATGAGCGCCTGGCTGATGGCCGTGTACCTGAGGGGGATGACGCCGCAGGAAACGGCCGACCTGACGCTGGTGATGGCGGAGTCGGGCGAACAGATGAACCTGGCGGGCTTGCCCCGCACCGTAGACAAGCACTCGACGGGCGGCGTGGGCGACAAGACCAGCCTGATTCTCACGCCGATGCTGGCGGCCCTCGGGCTGACCGTTGCCAAGATGAGTGGGCGCGGCCTGGCCCACACCGGTGGGACCATCGACAAGCTGGAGAGTTTTCCCGGCTGGACGCCCGAGCTGTCTGAGTCGCGCTTTTTGGCGCAGGCCCGGGAGATCGGCCTGGCGCTTGTGGGGCAGTCGAAGGACCTCGCACCCGCAGACGGCAAGCTGTACGCCCTGCGCGACGTGACCGCCACGGTGGATTGCCTGCCCCTGATCGCCTCCTCGATCATGAGTAAGAAACTCGCCTCGGGCGCGCGCACCATTGTGCTGGATGTGAAAGTGGGCGCAGGAGCCTTTATGCGGACCCTGGAAGACGGCCGCGCCCTGGCCCGAGCGATGGTGGAGATCGGCACGCGTGCCTCCCGCGTGGTGCGGGCCGTGCTGACCGATATGGATACGCCGCTGGGCCACATGGCGGGAAACAGCCTGGAGGTACAAGAAGCTCTCGCTACCCTGCGCGGCGAGGGCCCGCAGGACCTCACCGAGTTGTGTGTGGCTCTGGCGGTGGAGGCGCTCGCGGCCCACGGCGAGGCTGCGCAGGAGGCGCAGGCGCGGGCCCGCGCCACCCTCCAAGACGGCTCCGCGCTGGCGAAGTTTCGCGCCTTTGTGGGCGCACAGGGGGGCGACGTGACGCTGGTCGATGCTCCTGAGCGGCTGGATGTGGCGCCTGGACGGGCAGAAGTTTTGGCCCCGAGCACCGGTTATGTGCACCGCATCGATGCGCTCGCGGTGGGCCGTGCCGTCTTGGCGCTGGGCGGCGGACGCGAGCGCAAGGGCGAGGCGATTGACCACGGCGTAGGGGTGGAACTGCTCAAAAAACCCGGCGAGGCTGTGGAGGCGGGCGAGCCCGTCCTGCGCCTCTATCACCGGGATGGCCGTGGACTCGACGCCGCGCGCGGGCTGCTGGCGGCGGGCCTGAACGTCCAAGAGTCGCCGCTGGTCCCCGAGCCGCTGATTCTAGACCGAGTGAACTGA
- the ftsH gene encoding ATP-dependent zinc metalloprotease FtsH: MRRLNPWLIVLFVLALFLMFSQAPMSGRASVDYNVFKSLLEQGRIERVVVQEGVATVRLKEPTRVEVANAPQPREVQDFTVRLPTNQAVPDSSLIGQLEAQGVNYRFEAASQWLGILLNFLPIILMFGLLYFFFMRAQGTQSGVMQFGQSRAKKYGKENRVQTKFSDVAGHEEAKRELIEVVDFLKNPGKYHQIGAEIPKGVLLVGPPGTGKTLLARAIAGEADVPFFSVSASEFMEMFVGVGASRVRALFDDARKSAPAIMFIDEIDSIGRKRGAGIGGGHDEREQTLNQILSEMDGFDKTSSVIVLAATNRPDVLDPALLRPGRFDRQVTIDLPNLKEREAILKVHLRNKPLAPGVDVTEIAKSTPYFSGADLKNVTNEAALEAARLGKTQIDMSDFYRALDKITLGLENASLTVSPEERKAIAYHEAGHAVTAAVIPGSDKLQKVSIIPRGRALGAAFYLPEERALMSKERLENQLVVSLGGRAAEEVFMGSVTSGAADDFRKATNIARKMVLEWGMGENFKNMALHTDSGPVFLGEDMAKPKEFSEHTAQLVDEDVKRILSRAYERAKALVTEYAQAMHEVADALLSQELITGDVVREAVARVDGSRQAAPQPTA; the protein is encoded by the coding sequence TTGAGGCGGCTCAATCCCTGGCTGATCGTCCTGTTCGTTCTGGCGCTGTTCCTGATGTTTTCGCAGGCACCCATGAGCGGGCGGGCCAGTGTCGATTACAACGTGTTCAAATCCCTGCTGGAGCAGGGCCGGATCGAACGGGTCGTCGTGCAAGAAGGTGTGGCGACCGTGCGGCTCAAGGAGCCGACCCGCGTGGAGGTGGCCAATGCGCCGCAGCCCCGTGAAGTGCAGGATTTTACGGTGCGTCTGCCCACCAACCAGGCGGTGCCCGACAGCAGCCTGATCGGGCAGCTCGAGGCGCAGGGCGTGAACTACCGCTTCGAGGCCGCGAGCCAGTGGCTGGGCATCCTGCTCAATTTCTTGCCGATCATCCTGATGTTCGGCCTGCTGTACTTCTTCTTCATGCGCGCCCAGGGCACCCAAAGCGGCGTGATGCAGTTTGGCCAGTCGCGGGCCAAGAAGTACGGCAAGGAAAACCGCGTGCAGACCAAGTTCAGTGACGTCGCGGGCCACGAGGAGGCCAAGCGCGAGCTGATCGAGGTCGTGGACTTTCTGAAAAACCCCGGCAAGTACCACCAGATCGGTGCGGAGATTCCCAAGGGCGTGCTGCTGGTGGGGCCGCCCGGAACCGGCAAGACGCTGCTGGCACGCGCCATCGCCGGGGAGGCCGACGTGCCCTTTTTCAGCGTCTCGGCTTCGGAATTCATGGAAATGTTCGTGGGGGTGGGCGCCAGCCGCGTGCGCGCGCTGTTTGACGACGCCCGCAAGAGTGCTCCCGCCATCATGTTTATCGATGAGATCGACTCCATCGGTCGCAAACGCGGTGCGGGCATCGGCGGCGGGCATGACGAGCGCGAGCAGACGCTCAACCAGATCCTCTCGGAGATGGACGGCTTTGACAAGACCAGCTCCGTGATTGTCCTTGCGGCCACCAACCGCCCCGACGTCCTCGACCCCGCGCTGCTGCGTCCCGGGCGCTTTGACCGCCAGGTGACCATCGACCTGCCCAACCTCAAGGAGCGCGAGGCGATCCTCAAGGTGCACCTGCGCAACAAGCCGCTTGCCCCCGGTGTGGACGTGACGGAGATCGCCAAGAGCACGCCCTACTTCTCGGGGGCGGACCTCAAGAACGTGACCAATGAGGCGGCTCTGGAGGCGGCCCGTCTGGGCAAGACGCAGATCGACATGAGTGACTTTTACCGTGCCCTCGACAAGATCACGTTGGGCCTGGAAAACGCCTCGCTCACGGTGAGCCCCGAGGAGCGCAAGGCCATCGCCTATCACGAGGCCGGGCATGCGGTGACCGCTGCCGTGATCCCGGGCAGCGACAAGCTTCAGAAGGTGTCGATCATTCCGCGGGGCCGCGCGCTGGGAGCCGCCTTTTATCTGCCCGAAGAGCGGGCGCTGATGAGCAAGGAGCGGCTGGAAAACCAGCTTGTGGTCTCGCTGGGCGGGCGCGCTGCCGAGGAAGTCTTTATGGGCAGCGTGACCAGCGGTGCGGCCGACGACTTTCGCAAGGCCACCAACATCGCTCGCAAGATGGTGCTGGAGTGGGGGATGGGCGAGAACTTCAAGAACATGGCCCTGCACACCGATTCCGGCCCGGTCTTCCTGGGTGAGGACATGGCCAAGCCCAAGGAGTTTAGCGAGCACACCGCCCAGCTGGTGGACGAGGACGTCAAACGCATCCTGAGCCGCGCCTACGAGCGCGCCAAGGCGCTTGTGACCGAGTACGCGCAGGCGATGCACGAGGTCGCTGACGCCCTGCTCTCGCAGGAACTCATCACCGGTGACGTGGTGCGCGAGGCTGTGGCCCGGGTGGACGGCAGCCGCCAGGCGGCACCGCAGCCCACGGCCTAG